Part of the Olsenella profusa DSM 13989 genome, TCTTTGCGCTGGTCAATGTGGCGCGCCACGAGGGGATCGATGCCGAGGGGGCCCTGGCCGCCTCCAACCGCAAGTTCCGCCGGCGCTGGGCGTCGATGGAGGCGGCGGCACGCCGACGCGGCGTGAGGCTGGAGGACCTCTCCACCGCGCAGCTCGACGACCTCTGGGACGAGGCCAAGCACGGGGAATAGAGGCCGGGCCCATGCCCGGGGCGTGCGGAGTTGTTGTCCTCATCAGCCGTGGGCGCGACATCGATGCCGCGCCTTTGGTATAACTAGCCTAACGCACTCGTGCCAACCAAAGATGAGATGACGCCCGGCATGACTTTCCCAGACCAGCGACAGGATGCCCCCGCCTCGGCGGCAAAGGTGCGCGCGCATGGCACCAGGCGTCACGATGCCGGCGCGGCGCGATCCAGGGAGGCTGGGAGGCCCCTCGCCATCCACGGGGAGCCGCCCGAGCGCGAGGGCCGTCGTGCCCAGAGGCCGGTTCCCCGTCGTCACCATGCCAAGGATGGCGCGTCGGCTGCAAGGCGGACCGCGCCCAAGGAGCCGGAGGGCCAAGGGCGCGGCAGGGGCCGGCGGGGACGAGGCCGCTCGACCGATCGGCGGGATGTGGGTCGCGACGCTCGCGTCGCACCCGGCCGCATGCGTCGCACCATCGCGAGCCCCCAGGATGCCATCGAGGCGGCGCGCGACTGGGTGGTGGTGCACCGGGTTGCCCTGGGTGCGCTCACGGCGCTCGTCGTGGTCGTGGTGGCACTCTTTGGGCCCGTCAAGAACTACTACGTCGCCGTGCGCACCGGCCAGGTGCTGCAGCAGCGTTATGACGAGGTGAGCGCCCAGAACGTGGCGCTGCGCCAGGATGACGACCGCCTGCAGTCCCAGGAGGGCATCGAGGACGAGGCGCGCAAGCGCGGGTACGTGGGCAAGGGCGAGACGCCCGTGAAGGTCGAGGGGGAACAGGACGGCTCGCGGCAGGACGATCCCACCACACCCGAGACATATCCCGACCAGCGCGCATGGTACATCCGCGTGCTTGACGCCCTCTTTGGGTACGATCCCAAGACCACGTGGGACGGATAGCCATGGGCCCCGTGGCCTGCATAGACGTCGGTACGGTGACGGTGCGTCTTGCCGTGGCGGACGTCGACGTCCCCTCGTCGAAGGTGACGCGCATGCTCAAGCGGTCGACGATCTGCAACATGGGCGAGGGGCTCTCGGCCACCGGACGCATCGACGACGCGGCGCGGGGTCGCGTCGTCGGCTGCGTCGATGCCTACCTGCAGATAGCCCGCTCCGTTGGTGCGGCCGCCTGCTGCTGCACGCTGACGTCCGCCGCGCGCGACGCCACCAACTCGGACGTGCTCGTCGGTGACCTCGAGCGGCGGGGTCTGCACCCGCAGGTGATAGCCGGGGAGGTCGAGGGGTCGCTCACCTTCCTGGGCGTGGCACAGGACTTCGTGGGCGAGCGCCTGCTCGTTGCCGACAACGGAGGGGGATCCACCGAGCTGGCCGTGGGCGCGCTGCGGGGGCAGGGAGGGGGCGCCGGCGCGCAGCCCGCCCCGGCCCCCCTGCTCGACCTCGAGTGCGTGCGCTCGACGGACGTGGGCTGTCGGCGCATGACGGAGCGCTTCCTCTCTGCGGGAGACCCTCCCACCGAGGCCGACATCGCCGTCGCACGCGCCTTTGCCGACGGGCTCCTCGCACCCGTGCTCGCCGAGGAGCGCATCGCGGAACAGCCGCCCGAGCGCCTGGTGGTGACGGGCGGCACGGCCACAAGCCTCGTTGCCATACACAAGCGGCTCGATCCCTATGACCCGGCGCAGGTGCATCGTGCGACGCTGTCGCGTGCGGACGTGGACGCGCTCACGGGCCTCCTGTCCTCCCGTACGGTCGAGGAGCGTGCCCAGCTCAAGGGGCTGCAGCCCCAGCGCGCACCGCTGATCCTTGCCGGGGCCATCGCCATCTCGGAGCTCATGCTCCTCTCTGGCGCCTCCGCCTACACCGCAAGCGAGAGCGACCTCCTGTTCGGCCTTGCCGTCTGCGCCGCACGGACGACGGTGGGCCTGCCCTGCCCCATCGCGTGGACGCCTCTGCCTGCCGACCTGAGATAGGGATGGGCGCGTGCGCGCCGCACGTGGTAAGCTCGTGCTGGTGTGCGAGGGGGCGTGGCGGAACTGGCATACGCAGGAGACTTAAAATCTCTCGCCGAAAGGATTGTGGGTTCGAGTCCCACCGCCCCTACCAGCACAAAAAGGCCCAAGCCCTACGGCCTGGGCCGCGCCACGCACCGGTGCCCCCAACGAGACTCGAACTCGTGTCGTCGCCTTGAAAGGGCGATGTCCTAACCGCTAGACGATGGGGACGCGGGAGCAAGTATACCAGACGCCTCCCCAGGGGGCGCCAGGGTGCGGGGTGTGCCCCCAGGCTATGTGATTTCCCTCCACATGCGCGCCGCGCGTGCGCACACGCGCCATCACGGCTAACATGTATTCGTTCTGTATAGGGGATCTATCCATGATATGGATAGGGCAGAGGGATGGGTGGGCCATGACGGGTGACAGAGCGCGCTTTCCTACGCCAGAGACCCTGGATGCCACGCGCGGCCAGGGGGACGAGCTTGGCCAGAGCGGCCCGCTCCACGCCCGCCTCGCATCGCTGTTGCGCCAGAAGATCGTGGACCGCGAATGGCCCAGCGGCATGGCGCTGCCCTCCGAGGCCGAGCTCATGGAGCAGTTCTGCATGAGCCGGGGCACGGTGCGCCGCGCGCTCTCCAGCCTCGTGCAGGATGGCTACATCGTCACCCGCAAGGGGAGCGGCAGCTTCGTGGCCGAGGGTGGGCTGCCGCGGCCCGCCACGCGCCGTCCCCTCTCGTTTGCGGCGCTCTTTCGCGAGCGCGGGCTGCGCTTCACCACGCGCGTGCTCTCCCAGAGCGTGATGGGCGCCCCCCGCAACGTGGCCATCCACCTGGGCGTGGGTGAGGGCAGCCCCGTGCTGTTCCTGCGACGCATCCGCAGCGTGGGCGCCCGCCCGCTCGTCTGCCAGGAGAGCTGGGAGAGCCTGAGGCCCTGTCCCGGCCTCGAGCGGGCGGACTTCACGGAGGAGTCGCTCTTCGATGCCGTCGAGCGCACCTCGGGCCGCCACATCGGCAGCTCGGTCGTGCACTACTCCTCCCAGCGGGTGGGCCGGGCGCATGCCCCCCTCCTGGCCAGCGAGCCGGAGAGCTCCACGCTCGTGCTGGAGCAGGACATCTGCCTGACGGACGGCACGCCCATCGAGTGGAGCGTGACGTGGATGAGGCCGGGCACCCCCGTCGTGGGCGTCTCGGTGGAGGGTCCCGTGCGGGAGGCCGCGCTGTCGGTGGGAGCCGACGGCGCGGAGGGGGGCGCGGGCGCCGCGGCGCTGCGGCGCGAGCTCGACCTTCGGGCGCTGGAGGTTCGCCGTGGCGTGCTCGAGATCGCGCACCGGTATCCCCACATGCCCTTCCACCTGGGCGGCGCGCTCTCCATGGCCGAGGTGGTCGCGGTGCTGCTGGGGCACGTGATGCATACGGGCGCCGACGGCACCCCCTGGGAGCGGCGCGACCGGCTGGTGGTCTCCAAGGCGCATGCATCCGTGGCGCTCTACCCGGCGCTCCTGCGGGCCGGCATCATCTCCCAGGATGACCTCGATCGCGGCCTCTTCGGCCCGGATGCGGTGCTCTTCAAGCACCCGCACCGTGACCCCGGCCGCGGCATAGAGCTCTCGGGCGGCAGCCTGGGCATGGGGCTGGGCTACGCCTGCGGGCTGGCGCTCGCGCTGCGCCGCCGCCAGCTGCCCGCGCGCGTGTTCTGCATCGTGGGCGACGGGGAGTGCGACGAGGGCTCCGTGTGGGAGTCGGCCGCGTTCGCGGGCCACCAGCGGCTCTCCAACCTCACGGTGGTCGTGGACGCCAACGGCATGCAGCTGGATGGCCCCACGGCGCAGGTGCTGGACAATGGCCCCCTGCGCCGCAAGTTCGAGGCATTTGGCTTTGCCGTTGCCGAGACGGACGGCCACGACGTGCTGGCGCTCGCGCGCGCACTTGCCGCCCCGCACGAGGGACCGCTCGCCGTGGTGGCGCGCACGGTCAAGGGCAGGGGGCTCTCGCGGGCCGAGAACAACGTGGCCTGGCATGACATAGCCCTCGCGCAGGGCGACTACGAGCGTGCCCGGGTGGAGCTTGGCCAGCGCGAGGAGGCGATCAGGCATGGGTGAGCATGCGTCCTTGGCGGACGCCCACAGCCACAAGCTGGCCTTTGGGCGGGTGATGGGCGAGCTCGCCCAGGCGCGCCGCGACCTCGCCGTGGTGGTCTCCGACTATGGGCGGCGCCTGGGGCTGGAGCGCTTCCGCGAGCTCTGCCCCGAGGGCTACGTGCAGTGCGGCATTGCCGAGCAGAACCAGGTGGAGGTCGCGTCGGCCTTGGCCAACGAGGGCTTCGCGACCTTTGCCCCCACCTATGCCACGTTCATCACCGCCCGCGTGCTCGACCAGGTGCGCGTCAACCTGGGCATCATGGGCTCCCCCGTGGTGCTGGTGGGCGTGGGCTGCGGTTGTGAGGCCGGCCCGCTGGGCCCCAGCCACATGGCCATCGAGGACCTGGGCTGCATGCGCCAGATTCCGGGCATGACGGTAGCGAGCCCCGTGGACGTGGAGGGGTTCATGGACGTCCTGCGTGAGCTGGCTGCGCATCCCCGTCCCGCCTACGTGCGCATGAACGACGATGCGGGCCTGCGCCTGTCGGCGGGCAAAGACCCGCTCTCCCCCCGGTGGCTGCGGCGGGGGGACGGGCGCGTCGCCCTGGTCACCTGCGGGACGATCGCCGCCAACGCGCTGGGTGCGGCCGACGTGCTGGCGGCGCACGGCGTAGGGGCCGACGTTCTGGCCACGCCCTGCCTCAAGCCATGGGACCAGGACGTCGTGCGGGGGCTTTCCGGCTACGAGCTGGTGGTCACGGTCGAGGAGCACGCCGCCATCGGAGGGCTGGGATCGGCCGTTGCGGAGACGCTGGCGGAGCTGGGCGCAGGTCCACGCCTGCTGCGTCTGGGCACGCCCGACCGCTACCTCGAGGCGGACGTGCGTGCGCGTCTCCTTGCGCGCATGGGCCTCGATGCCGCGGGCATTGCGCGTGCCGTGGAGGGGGCCCTCGGACGCTAGCCCCCTGCGTCAGAAGTCGAGGCCGGACCGCTCGGCAAAGCGCAGGGCGGAGGCCCTCATGTCCTTCTGGCCCTCGACCCACAGGGGGAGGTCCGGCACGTCCACGATGATGGGGTCGGCCTCGTGGACGGCGAGCGTCGCCTCCTCGAAGCTGTAGGGCGCGACGGTCGGTCGGTCGGGCAGGTACGAGTCCACGAAGACCGGCCGCAACAGCGCATAGACGCCGCCCTCGCACAGGCCGTCAAAGCCGCGGAGCGCGCGCAGGGCGGCACCGCGGCGGTTGGTCTTGAAGAGCACGATGATGCGGGCCAGGCTCTGCCAGGCATCCCCACGCCTGCCCATGCGGGCGTCCAGCTCGTCGAGGCCCTGCTCGTCCTCCAGGCGGGCATAGCTGAGCACCCCGGTGTGGCGGGCCCCCAACACGTCGGATGGTGCGAGGTCCAAGAGCTCCAGCGACTTTGCCTGCGCCAGCTTGAAGCGGGCGGAGTCCAGGTAGGTGCGGGCGATGGCGTCCTTCACGCGCAGCAGGGGATGGGCGAACACGTCGGCCCAGAGGTCGCGCCGCAGACCGGTCGTGGCATCGTCGGCCAGGGCCTCCGTCTCCCCGCGTGCGTCAAGGGCCGCCTGCGCGTCCCCTTCCAGGGGCAGCAGCAGCTCGAGCAGGTCGTCAGGGTCGGGGTCGGCGGCGATGGCCGAGCAGAGCGCGGCGTCGGTGCAGGTGGGGTCCACGTCCAGCGCGTGCGCGCAGGCCACGCGCATCAGCTCGAGGCGCCGGGAGCGCTCGAGGGCAAACTCGTCGTCGTCGCGCAGGTCGTCCTTGTCTCGCGACGCACCAAAGCGCTCGAGCGCATCCACGAGCATGCCCATGGCCTCGTCCTCGGGGCCCTGGGCAAACTGGGCGGGATTGGCGCGCACGGCTATCAGCAGCTCCGCGAAGCCCGCGTCGGAGAGACCGCGCTGGGCACGCTCGCGCAGGGCGATGCGTCGTATGTGCTCCTCGCGGGCGTCCATCGGGGCATCAGGCGTTGGGCGTGCCATAGCGGTCGCCGTTGGGGTGCTGCGACCGGGCAAGCTCGAGGGCCGTGCGCTCGGCGGGCGTCATGCGCGGCTCCATCCGTCCCATGACCCATGAGCCAAAGGCACCGCGCGCCCGCGCGTCGCGACCCTCCTGCAGGAGCACCGTTGCCTCCGACACGGCAAGGATGAGCTCGTCCTCGGAGAAGGGCGCCACGGCCAGTCGCGCGAACACGCCGTCGGGCAGCTCGCGTTGTGCGCAGAGCGTGACGGCCGCATGGGGGTAGGCCTTCGCCAGCAGGTCGAGCTGGTGATCCGCCTCATCGAGCTGGAGCCGCTTGTAGGCGAGGGCGCAGCGCGTGATGGCGAGCCATGCGTCTGCGGGGGTGGCGCCGCGGACGGCCGTGCGGCCCGTTGTGCGTGCGAGGGCCTCCAGGCCCGCGGCATCCTCGAGCTTGGCAAACGCCAGGTATGCCGTGAAGCGGGCGTCCGCCTGATCGGTTGGATCCAGCTCGAGCGCACGCCGGGCGTGGGAGATGGCATCGTGGTTGTGCCCGCACACCACCGCACGCGAGGCCAGGGACGCCAGCCAGCGCAGATAGGGGTAGAGCGCGATCTGCGCCGCGAGCGCCGAGCGCTCCTCGCCGGGGATGGAGCGTGCCTTGTGCCGCCTGCGCTCGCACCGCTCGCGCACGCCCTCGGCCTCGGATGCGAGGTAGTCGTAGTAGCCCTCGAAGTTGGGGATGCCGGCCGCCATCTTCATGCGCAGGGCATCGGGATTCTGTGGGTCGAGCTTGAGCGCCTCGTCCAGCATGGCATGCCCCTGTGCGATGAGCCGCTCGGCGTGCTCGTCGTCGGTAAAGGGCAGCTCGTAGTCTATGAGCGTCGTCGCCTTTGCCACCAGGTGGAAGGCACGGTCCTCATCCGTCTGGGGCAGGCCGTCGCGGTTTTGTGCGAAGCGCCTGCCGAAGGCGGCAAACGAGCGCGCCGCCTGGGCGGGGCTCTCGCCGTCGAGCGCGCGGGCAAAGCGCAGGCCCATGCGCTGGTAGTCCTCTCGGTGCGGATCGAACGCCATGGTCGCCCCCTGCTCGCTCGTGCGTTGCCCTGAAGCCAAAGTCTACCCATTCGGCGCGGTGTGACTGACCATAGTCTAGACTCCCCAGGCGACAATGGTGGGGCGTCTTCGCACCTCCCCCACATTCGGTCGAAAAACCGGATGACCCTTGGGTTGGATGACCAAAAGATCCTAGAATGAGAAGCGACATCTCGCCGTCGCATGAGGCGGCGGCATGACGGCAGAACGGAAGGAGAATCAGCATGGGACGTTTTACCAACCCGCGTGACCTGTACTTTGGTGAGGGAGCCCGCCACGAGGTCAAGAATCTCAAGGGCAAGAGGGCGGTCATCGTCTCCGGCGGCCACAGCATGCGCCGCGGCGGCTTCCTGCAGGACGTGCAGGCCGACCTCGAGTCTGCCGGCTTCGAGGTCAAGCTCATCGAGGGCGTCGAGTCCGACCCCTCCGTCGAGACGGTCATGAAGGGCGCCGCGGTCATGGAGGGGTTTGGCCCCGACTGGATCGTCGCGATCGGCGGTGGCTCGCCCATCGACGCGGCCAAGGCCATGTGGATCAAGTACGAGTATCCCGACACCACCTTCGAGGACATGTGCAAGATCTTCGGCCTGCCCGAGCTGCGCCAGAAGGCCCACTTCTGCGCCATCTCGTCCACGTCGGGCACGGCCACGGAGGTCACGGCCTTCTCCATCATCACGGACTACGACAAGGGCATCAAGTACCCCATTGCCGACTTCCAGATCACGCCCGACATCGCCATCGTCGATCCCGAGCTCACCTACTCCATGCCCGCCAAGCTCTGCGCACACACCGGCATGGATGCGCTGACCCACTGCCTCGAGGCCTATGTCTCCACCGCCGCCTCCATGTTCACCGATGCCAACGCCCTGCACGGCATCCGTGAGATCACCGAGTGGCTGCCCGTCTCCTACACGGGTGACCACGGCGCCCGCCAGCACATGCACGAGGCGCAGTGCATCGCCGGCATCGCCTTCTCCTCGGGCCTGCTGGGCATCGTGCACTCCATGGCCCACAAGACCGGGGCGGCCTTCAGTGGCGGCCATATCATCCACGGTTGCGCCAATGCCATGTACCTGGGCAAGGTCATCCAGTTCAATGCCAAGGACGAGCGTGCCCGCCAGCGCTACGCCTACGTCGCCAAGGAGATCCTGCACCTTCCCGGCCAGACGGACGAGGAGCTCGTCGCCGCGCTCGTGCAGTTCATCCGCGGCCTCAACGACAAGCTCGACATCCCGCAGGGCATCAAGAACTACGGCCAGGGCGGCGTGAAGAGCGAGACCTCCTGCATCAGCTACGAGGAGTTCGAGGCCAAGCGGCACGACGTCGCCGCCAACGCGCTGCTCGACGCCTGCACGGGTGCCAACCCGCGCAAGCCCACGCAGGAGGAGATGGAGCGGCTCCTGGAGTGCGTCTACAACGACGTGCCCGTGGACTTCTAGACTCGCAGCTCAGCGTGGTGTCGTGGGCCCGTCGGCAGGTGCCGGCGGGCCTTCTCCATGCCGTGGGGCTGTCGGTTGGCCTCACCTGGCCTTGAGGGATCTGGCTTTGGCCGTGCGACGGTCGTGTACTCGGGGGGTGCCGCCCAAAGTGCACACGCAACGCGTTTTCCGTGACGTTTGCCCAGTTGGCGTTTTCCAAAATGCGTTCTGTGTTCACTTTGGGAGGCACCCCCCGAGTATCGATCCCATCGGAGGGGCTGAAAGCATCTCAGCCTGCGTCTTTTCTTGAGTTCGAGTTTTATAGATGGCCACCCGTACCATTATTGACCATGCAAGGTACACTGCGTATAATCTTTTCCGATGTGAACGCTACGACCGTTGATGTCTTATGTCCTGATAGACAAAAGAATCGATGAATGAGGTGACACACAGTGTCTGATATCTCTCAAATGCAGGCCAGAGAGGCATCCTGTCTTTCGCGTATCGATGAGCTCAATCATGTGCTTGATAGTCTGGCAGAGTATCGCGGCGAGGTCTCTCGCTCCCTCGCCAGATTCCAGGACCAACTTGCCTACAAGGTTAATGTAGCTCGTCAAGCTGGTGATATGCAGGGTACGCGCATAGCGACGCGGTACGCTGATCGTACCGTCAAATATTTGACGGGAGAATTTAACCAGGCAATGTCAACTGGATTTGATGAGGTGGATGCTCAAGTGGCTGCTGCGACGCGTCAGGCCGAGCGCGAGCTTGCCGAAGAGCAGGCGCGTCTTGTCTCTATACGAGCGTGCATCGAGAGCGAGCGAGCCCTTGAGCGTTCTGAGGTGGCTCGGCACGAGGCTGAAGAGCAACGCCAACATCAGGGATTTCGTATCTAACTAAAATCAAGGGAGAGGTATCATGGGCTTCAAGGTATCTGATCCTGAGCTGGCATATGATGCCCTGCTCATCAAGCAGAATGTGGACACTCTTATTGAGTTAGGTAAGGAAACTTCTAACCTGATCGACCTTCTTCTTGCCACGGGTATCCAGTCTGACCTCATTGGCGCATCGCTTCAGACTGATGAGGCCGAACTTATCGCCGTACTCCAAAAGCTCGAAGAGGCGTCTGCCCCCATCGCCGAGAGAACCAACACGTTTATTGCGGAGCTTGATGCCGACGACGCCAAATTTGATTGAGGTAGATTCATGAAAAACAAAGGGCAAATCGTTGTTGTTCCTGCCAATATTGATGACGTGATTGCCAGACTCCGTCAGATAGGCAGCTGTGTCGAAGAAGTAGCTAATGCCGATTACTCTTTGGGGGTCACTGTAGGATCGGGTGGCGAGGCGCTAGTGCGTGCTGGAAACGCAACAAATGCCTACGCGGAGATGCTCGCACGTACGATCCTGGGGCTTGCCGACGCCATCGGCACGGCAAAGGAAGAGTTTCAAGATGCGGATTTCAAGCTCGCCGCACAGATGATGCATGCCGACGCATCAGAAAGTGCGTCCAGTTCCGTAGGGGAGAGCACAGCCAGCCCTGCTGCAAGTGGAGCAGATCATGGGGGCGGGGGCTCATCTTGGTAAGGATAGCTCGCATTGTGGCGGCAGGTGTCGCGCTTATACTGGCGGTTGGCATAGGTTGCGTGGGTTGTGCGTCAAACGCACCTGGGGATTCCCAGACGAATCAGGGAGTAGTGAACATGAGCGAAGAGGTCAGTGAGCGCGACTGTGCGATGGCGGCGCAGCTCGGGGCTCCCGATGACGTCATCTCGTCCCTCAAGGAGGGGACGTGGCCCTCAATTACCTCGCGGGAGAACGTCCGCTATGCCGAGGCGGTGGAGGATCATCTCTCGGAACGTTATGGGGAACAGTTCCACGCGTCGCAGGTGACCCTCTCTCGTGGTGCGTTGAGCGAGGCCGATAGCGTGACCTGCACAGTGGCGTCCGGTCCCTTTACGGGGGAGACGTGCACATGCACCTTCTTCCCCGATGGCGCGCCGCAAAGTGGTGACGCGGAGTGGGCTGATACCTATCTTTACGTACGTCTCCATGGAGGGTATGAGTCGGCTGTGGAGACGGCCGCAGCCTCTGCCTTTTCCGATGTGCCACAAGGCACATGGACGTGTGTCGTCGGTATGGATGACAGGCCCTACCCAGAGGTGATGAATGACGCTCGAAACCAAGGGCAGAGGGTGACCCTCGCTGCGGACGCCTCCCTTACTGAGGCGGGCCCCTATCTGGGAGGACATGTATGGGCGTATCTCTCGCCCGACTCCACGCTCAGCGAGGAGGAGTATGAGAGACACGTGAACGCAATGGTCGCCTCCTTGGAGGAGCTTGGCCTGAACATCCACTGGGAGGCCTACAAGGTTACCCAACCCCTTGGGGATGCAGGATTCACCGGGGAATGGGCACGTAATGCCGTGCAGGCTGGCCAGTACACATGGCAGCTGACAGGTGACCTTTCGGGGGTGAGATGACATGTCTCTGAGCCCAGACGAGCTCGCTCAGCTCAATACTCTCATTTATCAGCAGGGTCTCTCAAACGCCTATGACGCAAGCAATGCCAAGGACATGAAGTCCCTGCTCACGTACATGAAGGATCATGCGGGAGAATCTGGCCAGCATGATCAGTACATCAGTGACGTGCAGTACAAGGCACTCATCAACCATGCCCTGCAGGAACCCGAGGTTGCGAACCTTCGCGTAAAGGACCTTACGCAACCGGGTACGAATGGCCAAACAAGCCGCAACATGACCCTTGTGAACGACAAGACGAGCGACATGTATATCGTCTTCAAGGGTACGGAGGGATCCACCGGGGAGTGGGGTGACAATTTCAAAGGACTCTATGAGTCTGACACTCCCGACCAGAAGGCGGCTAACGATTACGTCAACAAGATGGCAGAGGGTGGAGACTACCACATTACGGTGTCGGGTCACTCCAAAGGTGGCAATAAGGCG contains:
- a CDS encoding transketolase family protein; translation: MGEHASLADAHSHKLAFGRVMGELAQARRDLAVVVSDYGRRLGLERFRELCPEGYVQCGIAEQNQVEVASALANEGFATFAPTYATFITARVLDQVRVNLGIMGSPVVLVGVGCGCEAGPLGPSHMAIEDLGCMRQIPGMTVASPVDVEGFMDVLRELAAHPRPAYVRMNDDAGLRLSAGKDPLSPRWLRRGDGRVALVTCGTIAANALGAADVLAAHGVGADVLATPCLKPWDQDVVRGLSGYELVVTVEEHAAIGGLGSAVAETLAELGAGPRLLRLGTPDRYLEADVRARLLARMGLDAAGIARAVEGALGR
- a CDS encoding UTRA domain-containing protein, with product MTGDRARFPTPETLDATRGQGDELGQSGPLHARLASLLRQKIVDREWPSGMALPSEAELMEQFCMSRGTVRRALSSLVQDGYIVTRKGSGSFVAEGGLPRPATRRPLSFAALFRERGLRFTTRVLSQSVMGAPRNVAIHLGVGEGSPVLFLRRIRSVGARPLVCQESWESLRPCPGLERADFTEESLFDAVERTSGRHIGSSVVHYSSQRVGRAHAPLLASEPESSTLVLEQDICLTDGTPIEWSVTWMRPGTPVVGVSVEGPVREAALSVGADGAEGGAGAAALRRELDLRALEVRRGVLEIAHRYPHMPFHLGGALSMAEVVAVLLGHVMHTGADGTPWERRDRLVVSKAHASVALYPALLRAGIISQDDLDRGLFGPDAVLFKHPHRDPGRGIELSGGSLGMGLGYACGLALALRRRQLPARVFCIVGDGECDEGSVWESAAFAGHQRLSNLTVVVDANGMQLDGPTAQVLDNGPLRRKFEAFGFAVAETDGHDVLALARALAAPHEGPLAVVARTVKGRGLSRAENNVAWHDIALAQGDYERARVELGQREEAIRHG
- a CDS encoding iron-containing alcohol dehydrogenase encodes the protein MGRFTNPRDLYFGEGARHEVKNLKGKRAVIVSGGHSMRRGGFLQDVQADLESAGFEVKLIEGVESDPSVETVMKGAAVMEGFGPDWIVAIGGGSPIDAAKAMWIKYEYPDTTFEDMCKIFGLPELRQKAHFCAISSTSGTATEVTAFSIITDYDKGIKYPIADFQITPDIAIVDPELTYSMPAKLCAHTGMDALTHCLEAYVSTAASMFTDANALHGIREITEWLPVSYTGDHGARQHMHEAQCIAGIAFSSGLLGIVHSMAHKTGAAFSGGHIIHGCANAMYLGKVIQFNAKDERARQRYAYVAKEILHLPGQTDEELVAALVQFIRGLNDKLDIPQGIKNYGQGGVKSETSCISYEEFEAKRHDVAANALLDACTGANPRKPTQEEMERLLECVYNDVPVDF
- a CDS encoding septum formation initiator family protein, which produces MTFPDQRQDAPASAAKVRAHGTRRHDAGAARSREAGRPLAIHGEPPEREGRRAQRPVPRRHHAKDGASAARRTAPKEPEGQGRGRGRRGRGRSTDRRDVGRDARVAPGRMRRTIASPQDAIEAARDWVVVHRVALGALTALVVVVVALFGPVKNYYVAVRTGQVLQQRYDEVSAQNVALRQDDDRLQSQEGIEDEARKRGYVGKGETPVKVEGEQDGSRQDDPTTPETYPDQRAWYIRVLDALFGYDPKTTWDG
- a CDS encoding Ppx/GppA phosphatase family protein, whose protein sequence is MGPVACIDVGTVTVRLAVADVDVPSSKVTRMLKRSTICNMGEGLSATGRIDDAARGRVVGCVDAYLQIARSVGAAACCCTLTSAARDATNSDVLVGDLERRGLHPQVIAGEVEGSLTFLGVAQDFVGERLLVADNGGGSTELAVGALRGQGGGAGAQPAPAPLLDLECVRSTDVGCRRMTERFLSAGDPPTEADIAVARAFADGLLAPVLAEERIAEQPPERLVVTGGTATSLVAIHKRLDPYDPAQVHRATLSRADVDALTGLLSSRTVEERAQLKGLQPQRAPLILAGAIAISELMLLSGASAYTASESDLLFGLAVCAARTTVGLPCPIAWTPLPADLR